The proteins below are encoded in one region of Aquisphaera giovannonii:
- a CDS encoding DUF1569 domain-containing protein, with amino-acid sequence MNSRRMTLRFDSMDDIIPEVERLRRGCRTVGTWSLAQICQHLAMVARRVVDMPATDTPDRSQWVPPEQKAEVFRSGRIPEGLPAPDALLPPKDVDLDAAVEALRSALAYFKASDGPKVPHRFFGYLTRDEWEQLQCIHCAHHLSFAIPDATSR; translated from the coding sequence ATGAACTCGAGGCGCATGACGCTGCGGTTCGACAGCATGGACGACATCATCCCGGAGGTCGAACGGCTCAGGAGAGGCTGCCGCACGGTCGGCACGTGGTCGCTTGCTCAGATCTGTCAGCACCTGGCCATGGTCGCCAGACGAGTCGTGGACATGCCCGCTACGGACACGCCCGATAGATCCCAGTGGGTCCCCCCGGAACAGAAGGCCGAGGTCTTCCGCTCGGGCCGTATTCCGGAGGGCCTCCCGGCACCGGACGCCTTGCTCCCCCCCAAGGACGTCGATCTGGACGCGGCCGTCGAGGCCCTGCGATCCGCCCTCGCCTACTTCAAGGCATCCGATGGTCCGAAGGTCCCCCATCGTTTCTTCGGCTACCTCACGCGCGACGAGTGGGAACAATTGCAGTGCATCCACTGCGCCCATCACTTGAGCTTCGCCATACCGGACGCGACCTCGAGATGA
- a CDS encoding leucine-rich repeat domain-containing protein: MTGLPFAGADDLTPAADRVVAEIEDDGGVVARDESLPGRPVVSISVSGPRVNNAFLIRLRHFPTLRELSFSSQEVTDLGLSALGSLRQLEVMRLRCDAVLGWGVSSLARLPRLRTLELAGSRLSRACFDSIGKLPGLRELTVEFSENPGESLSKLAGLERLESLTLLKAPDADLANLGRLTHLRSLTIDSPGLNDASLRRLLPLATLEDLEVRNASLDGSGLESLSRMENLRQLTIGSDSLTDEGFRRMPELPRLRSLNLVVPPRTRGLTDAAMSVLGRLPGLESLDLGWWPVSDAGMNELRGLKRLSRLVVHSPRLGEEGMRSLSSLTALRSLDLTGVPVTDAGMAALGRLAALEELRLAGASIGDAGLASLRGASSLRTLHINGEFSDRGLEALGALTHLADLAIEDDTPDASGDATGSGLAGLAGMPDLESLAISGLRLNDDGLKCLSGLSHLSTLSIQAPELTDGGLAFLDGLTGLRSLSLTVNKVKGQGLSHLRALTELRSLSVEGDALEDEGLARMAAPAGLQSFQLVAPAIEGEGLSSLSNLVGLRSLKLRAPKARGACLVHIRGMPELRELSLTGLRVEDEDLRQIELIRGLRRLELNAMDLPGDGLTRLHRALPRLIIAL; encoded by the coding sequence TTGACGGGGCTCCCGTTCGCCGGGGCCGATGACCTCACGCCGGCGGCCGACAGGGTCGTCGCCGAGATCGAGGACGACGGAGGCGTCGTGGCGCGTGACGAGTCCCTCCCCGGCCGGCCGGTCGTCTCGATCAGCGTGTCGGGCCCGCGCGTGAACAACGCGTTTCTGATCCGGCTGAGGCATTTCCCGACGCTCCGCGAGCTCAGCTTCTCGTCGCAGGAGGTCACCGACCTCGGGCTGTCGGCCCTGGGGAGTCTCAGGCAACTCGAGGTGATGCGCCTCCGGTGCGACGCCGTGCTCGGTTGGGGCGTCTCCAGCCTCGCGAGACTTCCCAGGTTGCGGACGCTCGAGTTGGCGGGCTCCCGGCTCTCCCGGGCCTGCTTCGATTCGATAGGCAAGCTGCCCGGGCTGCGGGAGCTCACGGTCGAGTTCTCGGAGAATCCCGGCGAATCCCTGTCGAAGTTGGCCGGCCTGGAGCGACTCGAATCGCTGACGCTCCTCAAGGCCCCGGATGCCGACCTCGCGAACCTCGGTCGGCTCACGCATCTTCGTTCGCTGACGATCGATTCGCCCGGTCTCAATGACGCGAGCCTCCGGCGGCTCCTCCCCCTCGCCACCCTGGAGGACCTCGAGGTTCGCAACGCCAGCCTCGACGGATCGGGGCTCGAATCCCTGTCGCGCATGGAGAATCTCCGCCAGCTCACGATCGGCAGCGACTCTCTGACGGACGAGGGATTCCGGCGGATGCCCGAACTTCCTCGACTGCGCTCGTTGAACCTCGTCGTCCCGCCCAGGACGCGCGGCCTGACCGACGCCGCCATGTCGGTGCTGGGCCGTCTGCCCGGGCTGGAAAGCCTCGACCTCGGCTGGTGGCCGGTGTCCGACGCGGGGATGAACGAGCTCAGGGGACTGAAGCGTCTCAGCCGCCTCGTCGTGCACAGCCCCAGGCTCGGCGAGGAGGGGATGCGATCCCTGTCCTCCCTGACGGCACTCCGTTCGCTCGACCTCACGGGCGTCCCGGTGACCGACGCCGGCATGGCGGCACTCGGGCGGCTGGCCGCGCTGGAGGAGCTGCGGCTCGCGGGCGCCAGCATCGGCGACGCGGGGCTGGCGAGCCTTCGCGGCGCGTCCTCGCTGAGGACCTTGCACATCAACGGGGAGTTCTCCGACCGCGGCCTGGAGGCCCTCGGGGCTCTCACGCACCTCGCGGACCTGGCCATCGAGGATGACACGCCCGATGCCTCGGGGGACGCGACCGGCTCCGGCCTTGCCGGCCTCGCGGGCATGCCCGACCTGGAGTCGCTCGCCATTTCTGGGCTGCGACTGAACGATGACGGCCTGAAGTGCCTTTCCGGCCTGTCGCACCTGAGCACGCTGTCCATTCAGGCTCCGGAGCTGACCGACGGCGGCCTCGCGTTCCTGGATGGGCTGACGGGCCTCCGCTCGCTGTCCCTGACGGTGAACAAGGTCAAGGGGCAGGGCCTCAGCCATCTCCGGGCCCTTACCGAGCTGAGAAGCCTCAGCGTAGAGGGCGACGCGCTCGAGGACGAGGGGCTCGCCCGGATGGCGGCCCCTGCCGGCCTGCAGTCGTTCCAGCTCGTCGCCCCCGCGATCGAAGGGGAGGGGCTCTCCTCGCTAAGCAACCTGGTCGGACTTCGATCGCTGAAGCTTCGGGCCCCGAAGGCGAGAGGCGCGTGCCTGGTCCACATCCGCGGCATGCCCGAACTGCGGGAGCTCTCGTTGACCGGCCTCCGGGTGGAGGACGAGGATCTGCGGCAGATCGAGCTGATCCGCGGCCTGCGGCGGCTCGAGCTCAATGCGATGGACCTGCCCGGCGACGGACTGACCCGCCTGCACCGCGCCCTGCCGCGGCTGATCATCGCCCTCTGA
- a CDS encoding ABC transporter permease — MSSSDPAWEADDDGPRTPAEGRPPASGKRAGGLGDVLGMVAVLAALVLLFGFLSKHFWTGQTARIIVNQSADLTVVAVGMTLVLVIGGIDLSVGSVLALAGTVLGLSLTDWGLPLAAAIPVCLGVGLVCGAINGAISVFARIPSFIVTLGMLEVARGAAYLVTNSETKYVGPRIEGIARPIAGLGVSPAFLAAVAIVVIGHVLLTRTVLGRYMVAVGTNEEAVRLSGIDPRPVKLVPFLLSGLLAGLGALFQVARVSSADPNGAVGMELGAIAAVVIGGTSLMGGRGSVLRTFLGVLVIATLQTGLAQIGASEPAKRMVTGAVIVLAVVADVHRAGWSAMLASLARKVRPAPRP, encoded by the coding sequence ATGAGCTCCAGTGACCCGGCCTGGGAGGCCGACGACGATGGGCCTCGGACGCCCGCCGAGGGGCGGCCGCCGGCGTCCGGGAAGCGAGCCGGCGGCCTGGGCGACGTGCTGGGCATGGTCGCCGTCCTGGCGGCGCTCGTCCTGCTCTTCGGATTCCTGAGCAAGCATTTCTGGACGGGGCAGACCGCGCGGATCATCGTCAACCAGTCGGCCGACCTGACCGTGGTGGCGGTCGGCATGACGCTGGTCCTGGTGATCGGCGGGATCGACCTCTCCGTGGGCTCCGTGCTCGCGCTGGCGGGGACGGTGCTCGGTCTCTCGCTGACGGACTGGGGCCTGCCACTCGCCGCGGCAATCCCCGTCTGCCTGGGCGTGGGGCTGGTCTGCGGGGCGATCAACGGGGCGATCTCGGTGTTCGCGCGGATCCCATCTTTCATCGTCACCCTGGGCATGCTGGAGGTCGCGCGCGGGGCGGCGTACCTGGTCACGAACTCGGAGACCAAATACGTCGGGCCCCGGATCGAGGGGATCGCCCGGCCGATCGCCGGACTCGGGGTGTCGCCGGCATTCCTCGCGGCGGTCGCGATCGTGGTGATCGGCCACGTGCTGCTCACGCGGACCGTCCTCGGGAGGTACATGGTGGCGGTCGGGACGAACGAGGAGGCGGTGCGTCTCTCGGGCATCGACCCGAGGCCCGTGAAGCTGGTGCCCTTCCTCCTCTCGGGCCTGCTCGCGGGGCTCGGTGCGCTTTTCCAGGTGGCCCGCGTCTCCTCGGCGGATCCGAACGGGGCCGTCGGGATGGAACTGGGGGCCATCGCGGCCGTGGTGATCGGCGGCACCAGCCTGATGGGGGGCCGCGGCTCGGTCCTGCGGACGTTCCTCGGCGTCCTGGTGATCGCGACCCTCCAGACCGGCCTCGCCCAGATCGGGGCCTCGGAGCCGGCCAAGCGCATGGTCACCGGCGCCGTGATCGTGCTGGCGGTCGTGGCCGACGTCCATCGGGCCGGCTGGTCCGCGATGCTCGCGTCGCTCGCCAGGAAGGTTCGCCCTGCACCCAGGCCATGA
- a CDS encoding sugar ABC transporter ATP-binding protein, which translates to MPDPHTEPSPAAPLLRLRGVCKAYAAPVLRDVDLDLLAGEVHALMGANGAGKSTLAKIVSGLVRGDEGLMALDGEPYRPSSKAQAEALGIQIVQQELTLIPTLSVAENLFLNRLPSAAGVVRYRRLRRQALRALDAVGLGGLEPETPTARLGVGEQQLVEIARALARPCRVLILDEPTAALSGPQVEQLFHHVARLKGEGVAIVYVSHRLEELRRIADRITVLRDGRVVATRPAASLGIDEAVRLMVGTNPEKELRPQARPRGDEVLRVEGLSRGDRVRDISLTLHRGEVLGVSGLVGSGRTELLRAIFGADRADSGELYLRGSTRPRRFASPRQAVRESVGMVPEDRKAEGLLLTLPVRLNLTLARMARLVGPGGWIRGRREDEAAGAAAARVRVHCHSIEQPVGTLSGGNQQKVLMGRWLLRDPDVLLLDEPTRGIDVAAKFAIYRLIDELAAAGKGILVVSSEVEELMLICDRIAVLSAGRLVRTYGRGEWSEEGLLAAAFEGYAGGAKRPKPEGLSHELQ; encoded by the coding sequence ATGCCGGACCCGCACACCGAGCCTTCGCCCGCCGCCCCCCTGCTCCGCCTGCGCGGGGTCTGCAAGGCCTACGCGGCGCCGGTGCTCCGCGACGTGGACCTCGACCTCCTCGCCGGCGAGGTCCACGCGCTGATGGGCGCCAACGGCGCGGGGAAGAGCACGCTCGCGAAGATCGTCAGCGGTCTCGTCCGCGGCGACGAGGGGCTAATGGCACTCGACGGCGAGCCGTACCGGCCGTCGAGCAAGGCGCAAGCCGAGGCGCTCGGCATCCAGATCGTCCAGCAGGAGCTGACGCTGATCCCGACGCTCAGCGTCGCCGAGAACCTGTTCCTCAACCGGCTGCCGTCCGCGGCCGGGGTCGTCCGTTATCGGCGACTCCGCCGACAGGCGCTCCGGGCCCTGGACGCGGTCGGGCTGGGAGGGCTGGAGCCGGAGACGCCGACGGCCCGGCTCGGCGTGGGGGAGCAGCAGCTCGTCGAGATCGCGCGGGCCCTGGCCCGGCCGTGCCGCGTCCTGATCCTGGACGAGCCGACCGCGGCGCTGTCCGGCCCGCAGGTTGAGCAGCTCTTCCATCACGTCGCCCGCCTGAAGGGGGAAGGCGTGGCGATCGTCTACGTCAGCCATCGGCTGGAGGAGCTGCGACGGATCGCCGACCGGATCACGGTGCTCCGCGACGGCCGCGTCGTCGCCACCCGCCCGGCCGCGAGCCTCGGGATCGACGAGGCCGTCCGCCTGATGGTGGGCACCAATCCCGAGAAGGAGCTGCGCCCCCAGGCCAGGCCGAGGGGCGACGAGGTCCTCCGGGTCGAGGGGCTCTCGCGCGGCGACCGGGTCCGGGACATAAGCCTGACCCTGCACCGGGGCGAGGTGCTCGGGGTCTCCGGCCTCGTCGGATCCGGCCGGACCGAGCTGCTCCGCGCGATCTTCGGCGCCGATCGTGCGGATTCGGGCGAGTTGTATCTGAGGGGCTCGACCCGGCCCCGGCGGTTCGCCTCCCCCCGCCAGGCCGTCCGCGAGAGCGTGGGGATGGTGCCCGAAGACCGCAAGGCCGAGGGGCTCCTGCTCACGCTCCCCGTCCGCCTGAACCTCACCCTGGCGCGGATGGCCCGTCTCGTCGGCCCGGGCGGCTGGATCCGAGGGCGTCGGGAGGACGAGGCCGCCGGTGCGGCGGCGGCACGCGTGCGCGTCCATTGCCACTCGATCGAGCAGCCGGTCGGCACGCTCAGCGGCGGCAATCAGCAGAAAGTGCTGATGGGACGATGGCTCCTCCGCGACCCCGACGTGTTGCTCCTGGACGAGCCGACGCGGGGCATCGACGTGGCGGCCAAGTTCGCGATCTATCGCCTCATCGACGAGCTGGCCGCGGCCGGCAAGGGGATCCTCGTCGTCTCGAGCGAGGTCGAGGAGCTCATGCTGATCTGCGACCGCATCGCCGTCCTCTCCGCCGGCCGGCTGGTCCGGACGTACGGCCGGGGGGAATGGTCGGAGGAAGGCCTGCTGGCCGCGGCCTTCGAGGGCTACGCGGGCGGGGCGAAGCGGCCGAAGCCGGAGGGGTTGAGTCATGAGCTCCAGTGA
- a CDS encoding sugar ABC transporter substrate-binding protein produces the protein MTLRRSTQPGARLRAATALVLAGLLMALGGCGGDGDTAGSAGPGAPKKSGKPRIALIMKSLANEFFKTMADGARRHQADHSSEYDLIVNGIKDERDLKRQVELVDEMIGQGVDAIVIAPADSKALVSACKHAQEAGIAVVNIDNKLDAQILEEQNVKVPFVGPDNREGARKVGAYLATKLQKGDKVGMLEGIKTAFNGQQRKLGFEDAMKEAGLEIIDSQSAQWEIEPANKIASAMLSEHPEIKALLCCNDSMALGALAAVKAAGRGGQVQIVGYDGISAVEAAIREGAILGTIDQHADQLAVFGIDYAILLHKGDAAPADKTTPVDLVTAETLKKP, from the coding sequence ATGACACTCCGAAGATCCACGCAACCCGGGGCCCGCCTCCGCGCCGCGACGGCTCTCGTCCTCGCCGGGCTGCTGATGGCCCTCGGCGGTTGCGGGGGCGACGGCGACACCGCCGGGAGTGCCGGCCCCGGCGCCCCGAAAAAGTCCGGCAAGCCGCGGATCGCCCTCATCATGAAGTCGCTGGCGAACGAGTTCTTCAAGACGATGGCCGACGGCGCCCGGCGGCACCAGGCCGACCACTCGTCCGAGTACGACCTGATCGTCAACGGAATCAAGGACGAGCGCGACCTGAAGAGGCAGGTCGAGCTCGTCGACGAGATGATCGGCCAGGGCGTCGACGCCATCGTCATCGCGCCGGCCGACTCCAAGGCCCTCGTCTCCGCCTGCAAGCACGCCCAGGAGGCCGGCATCGCGGTCGTCAACATCGACAACAAGCTGGACGCCCAGATCCTCGAGGAGCAGAACGTCAAGGTGCCGTTCGTGGGCCCGGACAACCGCGAGGGGGCGAGGAAGGTCGGCGCCTACCTGGCGACGAAGCTCCAGAAGGGGGACAAGGTCGGGATGCTCGAGGGCATCAAGACCGCGTTCAACGGCCAGCAGCGCAAGCTCGGATTCGAAGACGCGATGAAGGAGGCCGGCCTCGAGATCATCGACTCCCAGAGCGCGCAGTGGGAGATCGAGCCCGCGAACAAGATCGCCTCCGCGATGCTCAGCGAGCACCCGGAGATCAAGGCCCTGCTCTGCTGCAACGACTCGATGGCCCTGGGTGCGCTCGCCGCCGTGAAGGCGGCCGGGCGGGGCGGGCAGGTCCAGATCGTCGGCTATGACGGCATATCGGCCGTGGAGGCCGCGATCCGGGAAGGGGCGATCCTGGGCACGATCGACCAGCACGCGGACCAGCTCGCCGTCTTCGGCATCGACTACGCGATCCTGTTGCACAAGGGCGATGCGGCCCCGGCCGACAAGACCACGCCCGTGGACCTGGTCACGGCCGAAACCCTGAAGAAACCCTGA
- a CDS encoding nucleoside hydrolase, giving the protein MRWFLAGVAALALASPTAPPAAAAEPPGLIFDTDICGDCDDVLALGMIHSLQSRGACRLLAVTVSVDNDKAAPFVDAVNTFYGRGDIPIGVVGKGGVVEQGKYLPLVDAKDESGRDRYPHDLRSGKDAPPATSVLRKVLAAQPDESVVIAQVGFSTNLARLLETGPDEDSPLSGIELVAKKVKLLSLMAGAFEPIDGNANYREYNVHRDIPSCRKVAAGWPSPVVFSGFEIGIAVPYPAVSIERDYAYVKHHPLPEAYILYLPPPHNRPTWDLTSVLYAVLPDRGYFDLSPNGKVTVAETAETRFATDPAGKHRYLILKPEQRGRVVEALVQLSSQPPRVLEGPRP; this is encoded by the coding sequence ATGCGATGGTTTCTTGCTGGAGTCGCGGCACTCGCGCTCGCGTCGCCGACGGCGCCCCCTGCCGCCGCGGCCGAGCCGCCCGGCCTCATCTTCGACACGGACATCTGCGGCGACTGCGACGACGTCCTGGCGCTCGGCATGATCCACTCGCTCCAGTCCCGCGGGGCCTGCCGGCTGCTCGCCGTGACGGTGAGCGTGGACAACGACAAGGCCGCCCCGTTCGTGGACGCCGTGAACACCTTCTACGGCCGCGGCGACATCCCGATCGGCGTCGTAGGCAAGGGAGGCGTCGTCGAGCAGGGCAAGTACCTGCCGCTCGTCGATGCGAAGGACGAGAGCGGCCGAGATCGATATCCCCACGACCTGCGATCCGGCAAGGATGCGCCGCCCGCGACCAGCGTGCTCCGCAAGGTCCTCGCCGCGCAGCCCGATGAGTCGGTGGTGATCGCGCAGGTCGGCTTCTCCACGAACCTGGCCCGCCTCCTCGAGACCGGCCCGGACGAGGATTCGCCGCTCTCCGGGATAGAGCTCGTCGCGAAGAAGGTCAAGCTCCTCTCGCTGATGGCCGGCGCGTTCGAGCCGATCGACGGCAACGCGAACTATCGCGAGTACAACGTCCATCGCGACATCCCGAGCTGCCGCAAGGTCGCCGCCGGCTGGCCCTCGCCGGTCGTCTTCAGCGGATTCGAAATCGGCATCGCGGTGCCCTATCCCGCGGTCAGCATCGAGCGCGACTACGCCTACGTGAAGCACCACCCCCTGCCCGAGGCGTACATCCTGTACCTCCCCCCGCCGCACAACCGGCCGACCTGGGACCTGACCTCGGTCCTGTACGCCGTGCTGCCGGATCGAGGCTACTTCGACCTCTCGCCGAACGGCAAGGTGACCGTCGCCGAGACCGCCGAGACGCGATTCGCCACGGACCCGGCCGGTAAGCATCGGTATCTCATCCTGAAGCCGGAGCAGCGGGGGCGGGTCGTCGAGGCCCTCGTCCAGCTCTCCAGCCAGCCCCCCCGCGTCCTCGAGGGCCCTCGGCCATGA
- a CDS encoding hydroxypyruvate isomerase family protein, giving the protein MSRQDDTPEAREGTDRRSLLMGTAGAAILGLSGVAGSQAAAGTGEPAVKNGRIRQSIVHWCYEPYWPSIDAYIKNVKALGVTSIELLPVKYFPALKEAGLTCAIGQIDMAPDPPFLKGFNNPAHWDRVIQATKDAIDACAEYGYKKVICFTGYKDGIPDDVGATNCVEGYKKVIGHAERKGITLCLEMLNSRVSNHPMKGHPGYQGDHCDYCFDIIRRVGSPNLKLLFDVYHVQIMDGDVITRIRENRELIGHVHVAGNPGRGELDETQEIYYPPIMSALIEVGYDGFVGQEFIPTRDPYQGLHQAISVCDV; this is encoded by the coding sequence ATGAGCCGCCAGGACGACACGCCCGAGGCCCGAGAGGGCACCGACCGACGCAGCCTGCTGATGGGGACCGCGGGGGCCGCGATCCTGGGCCTGTCCGGGGTCGCCGGGTCGCAGGCCGCGGCCGGCACGGGTGAGCCGGCCGTGAAGAACGGCCGCATCCGCCAGTCCATCGTCCACTGGTGCTACGAGCCCTACTGGCCGTCGATCGACGCCTACATCAAGAACGTCAAGGCGCTCGGCGTGACGAGCATCGAGCTGCTCCCCGTGAAGTACTTCCCCGCCCTCAAGGAGGCGGGGCTGACCTGCGCCATCGGCCAGATCGACATGGCCCCCGATCCGCCCTTCCTGAAGGGCTTCAACAATCCCGCCCACTGGGACCGCGTCATCCAGGCGACCAAGGACGCGATCGATGCCTGCGCGGAGTACGGCTACAAGAAGGTCATCTGCTTCACCGGGTACAAGGATGGCATACCCGATGACGTCGGGGCGACGAACTGCGTGGAGGGCTACAAGAAGGTGATCGGCCACGCGGAGCGGAAGGGGATCACGCTCTGCCTGGAGATGCTCAATTCCCGGGTCTCCAACCACCCCATGAAGGGCCATCCGGGCTACCAGGGCGACCACTGCGACTATTGCTTCGACATCATCCGCCGGGTCGGGTCGCCCAACCTGAAGCTCCTGTTCGACGTCTACCACGTCCAGATCATGGACGGGGACGTCATCACCCGCATCCGGGAAAACAGGGAGCTCATCGGCCATGTCCACGTCGCGGGCAACCCGGGGCGGGGCGAGCTCGACGAGACGCAGGAGATTTACTATCCGCCGATCATGAGCGCCCTGATCGAGGTCGGATACGACGGATTCGTGGGCCAGGAGTTCATCCCCACGCGCGACCCTTACCAGGGGCTGCACCAGGCGATCTCGGTCTGCGACGTCTGA
- a CDS encoding DEAD/DEAH box helicase produces MAQRASAAAVPGFNSLGLDDRLVEALGALGYEEPTPIQREAIPPLLEKKDLIGQAATGTGKTAAFALPLLHLLAGREGKGGGPFALVLVPTRELAMQVAEAVHKYGRALRASVLPIYGGQAYGPQLRALQRGADVVIATPGRALDLAKGGKLKLDSVEVVVLDEADEMLDMGFAEDIEAILHETPAERQTVLFSATLPPRIAAIARRHLTDPVKIKIAAEQAVAGTTAKVRQTAYIVPRGHKLATLARVLDVENPTSAIVFCRRRNEVDELAESLSVRGYRVEALHGGMTQDQRTRVMKKFRGEASDLLIATDVAARGLDIQHLSHVINYDVPAEPESYVHRIGRVGRAGREGVAITLAEPREHRQLRSLEHATGQKIEIAKVPTIADMRARRLELTRASIREAIVAGELDRYRVVVETLAGEFDVVDVAMAAVKLLHQSDSNGEQDADEIPDVEIWDRPRRDDRPRPGNPRDGRGRPARGGGEGRGDMSKIYVGAGRAAGIRPQDLVGAITNEAGLTGGQVGGIDIADRFSLVEVPEDLVESVIAALRSTKLKGRKVTVRRDRAAE; encoded by the coding sequence ATGGCTCAGAGGGCTTCGGCGGCGGCGGTACCTGGTTTCAACTCCCTGGGCCTGGACGACCGCCTGGTGGAAGCCCTCGGGGCGCTCGGCTACGAGGAGCCGACGCCGATCCAGCGCGAGGCGATACCGCCCCTCCTGGAGAAGAAGGACCTCATCGGCCAGGCGGCGACCGGGACGGGCAAGACGGCGGCGTTCGCGCTCCCCCTGCTGCACCTCCTGGCCGGTCGCGAGGGCAAGGGCGGAGGCCCGTTCGCCCTCGTCCTCGTGCCCACACGCGAGCTGGCGATGCAGGTCGCCGAGGCGGTCCACAAATACGGCCGGGCCCTCCGGGCGAGCGTCCTGCCCATCTATGGCGGCCAGGCCTACGGCCCCCAGCTCAGGGCCCTGCAGCGCGGGGCCGACGTGGTCATCGCCACCCCGGGGCGGGCCCTCGACCTCGCCAAGGGCGGGAAACTCAAGCTCGATTCCGTCGAGGTCGTCGTCCTCGACGAGGCGGACGAGATGCTCGACATGGGCTTCGCCGAGGACATCGAGGCGATCCTCCACGAGACGCCCGCGGAGCGCCAGACGGTCCTGTTCTCGGCCACGCTCCCGCCCAGGATCGCCGCCATCGCGCGGCGGCACCTGACCGACCCGGTCAAGATCAAGATCGCCGCCGAGCAGGCCGTGGCCGGGACGACGGCGAAGGTCCGCCAGACCGCCTACATCGTGCCTCGCGGCCACAAGCTGGCCACCCTCGCCCGCGTGCTCGACGTCGAGAATCCGACCTCGGCGATCGTCTTCTGCCGGCGTCGCAACGAGGTGGACGAGCTGGCGGAGAGCCTGAGCGTCCGCGGATATCGCGTCGAGGCCCTCCACGGCGGCATGACGCAGGACCAGCGCACCCGGGTGATGAAGAAGTTCCGCGGCGAGGCATCCGACCTGCTGATCGCCACCGACGTCGCCGCCCGCGGCCTGGACATCCAGCACCTGTCCCACGTGATCAACTACGACGTGCCCGCCGAGCCCGAGTCGTACGTCCACCGGATCGGCCGCGTCGGCCGGGCAGGGCGGGAGGGCGTGGCCATCACGCTGGCCGAGCCGCGCGAGCATCGCCAGCTCCGCTCGCTCGAGCACGCCACCGGCCAGAAGATCGAGATTGCCAAGGTCCCCACGATCGCCGACATGCGTGCCCGCCGCCTGGAGCTCACGAGGGCGTCGATCCGCGAGGCCATCGTGGCCGGCGAGCTGGACCGATATCGCGTCGTCGTCGAGACTCTGGCCGGCGAGTTCGACGTGGTGGACGTCGCCATGGCGGCCGTCAAGCTCCTGCATCAATCCGACAGCAACGGCGAGCAGGACGCGGACGAGATCCCCGACGTCGAGATCTGGGATCGTCCCCGCCGCGACGACCGCCCCCGCCCGGGCAATCCGCGCGACGGCAGGGGCCGCCCCGCGCGGGGCGGTGGCGAGGGGCGGGGGGACATGAGCAAGATATACGTCGGAGCCGGCCGCGCCGCCGGCATCCGGCCCCAGGATCTCGTGGGGGCGATCACCAATGAGGCGGGCCTGACCGGCGGCCAGGTGGGCGGCATCGACATCGCCGACCGCTTCTCGCTCGTCGAGGTGCCGGAGGACCTCGTCGAATCCGTCATCGCCGCCCTTCGCTCCACCAAGCTAAAGGGCCGCAAGGTGACCGTCCGCCGCGATCGGGCCGCGGAATAA